One part of the Ornithodoros turicata isolate Travis chromosome 2, ASM3712646v1, whole genome shotgun sequence genome encodes these proteins:
- the LOC135383995 gene encoding beta-1,3-galactosyltransferase 5-like, whose amino-acid sequence MRPFKRKRLREVMITVALCSMAWFFVTRVSETHCGGAIVFYLPTKSPQRYIKEEATQTLSKRKLISTRHYSQPHPYVLGCKDLCYSKASGDATREDIDYLFLVSSAVRNFYHRNAIRSSWGRDVAAFGNNRLAFLLGISNDRVLQSTVESESALYSDIIQGNFSDTYRNLTLKSVMMLHWTTKYCRGIRFLVKVDDDTYLNIPNLIEALHTQRGDAIYGTHYHSAVPFRSMENKWYVSFEEYSEDTYPDYVGGPAYIISGGVLQLLYNATGVVKPFSMEDTYITGTCAERVGIPRIALMGVATLRLPFSCEHKKAIAGHYVTPRKMTSLWNISQRTTLSCLHFMFNWTFCYCFVSLPD is encoded by the coding sequence ATGAGGCCCTTCAAGAGAAAGCGTCTGCGCGAAGTGATGATAACTGTTGCACTCTGCTCAATGGCGTGGTTCTTTGTCACGAGAGTAAGCGAAACACACTGCGGAGGCGCAATTGTCTTTTACCTTCCTACGAAGAGCCCACAGAGGTATATAAAAGAAGAGGCTACACAAACACTTTCGAAGCGCAAGTTGATCAGCACCCGCCACTACTCGCAGCCGCATCCGTACGTTCTGGGGTGCAAAGACCTCTGTTACAGCAAAGCTTCGGGGGACGCCACTAGAGAAGACATAGACTACCTCTTCCTTGTTTCTTCAGCTGTTCGGAATTTTTACCATCGCAATGCTATCCGCAGCTCGTGGGGAAGAGACGTGGCAGCTTTCGGGAATAATAGACTCGCTTTCTTGCTCGGTATTTCCAACGACAGAGTTCTGCAGTCCACAGTTGAAAGTGAATCGGCTCTCTACTCGGACATTATACAGGGGAATTTTAGTGACACCTACCGAAACCTCACCCTCAAGTCTGTTATGATGCTGCACTGGACTACGAAATACTGTCGCGGTATCCGCTTTCTGGTTAAGGTGGATGATGACACGTACCTGAACATACCCAATCTGATCGAGGCACTTCACACGCAGCGTGGTGATGCCATATACGGCACGCATTATCATTCGGCAGTACCGTTTCGATCAATGGAAAACAAGTGGTATGTATCATTTGAAGAATATTCTGAAGATACATATCCGGACTATGTGGGAGGACCTGCGTACATAATAAGTGGAGGAGTGCTGCAATTGCTGTATAACGCGACGGGTGTAGTGAAACCATTCTCAATGGAGGACACGTATATCACCGGTACATGTGCCGAACGGGTCGGCATCCCACGGATTGCTTTGATGGGTGTTGCCACGCTCAGGTTGCCTTTCTCCTGTGAGCACAAGAAGGCTATCGCTGGCCACTATGTCACTCCTCGTAAGATGACGTCTCTCTGGAACATCTCGCAACGGACCACCCTCTCGTGCCTTCACTTTATGTTCAACTGGACTTTTTGTTATTGCTTCGTTTCGCTACCTGACTGA